One window from the genome of Micromonospora aurantiaca ATCC 27029 encodes:
- a CDS encoding FAD-dependent oxidoreductase, translating to MRYDVLVIGSGFGGSVTALRLAEKGYTVGVLEAGRRFADDEFPRTSWRARRFLWAPRLGCFGLQRITLLRSADRKAGGGVLVLSGAGVGGGSLVYANTLYEPLDAFYADPQWRDITDWRDELARHYDQAKRMLGVTTYPIDTRADQAVRAVAERMGVAHTYHPTPVGVHIGRPGERVADPYFGGAGPDRTGCSHCGSCMTGCRHGAKNTLVKNYLWLAERLGVQVHPLTTVTAVRPDPAGGYAVHTERTGAWLRKRREVIHADQVVFAAGALGTQRLLHEMKSTGALPALSPRLGELTRTNSEAILGASVAPGAARKRGLDFTEGVAITSSFHPDAQTHIEPVRYGKGSNAMGLLQSLLVDGGPRRVRRWLGSIVRQPVLAARMLSVRRWSERTVIALVMQSVDNSLTTRYRKGRLVSGPGHGAPNPTWIPAGNTAARLLAEEIGGTPGGAVTEPFNIPVTAHILGGAVIGATPDEGVIDPWHRVYGHPGLHVVDGAAVSANLGVNPSLTITAQAERAMSYWPNKGEADPRPALGTAYTRVEPVPPRRPAVPAHAPAALR from the coding sequence ATGCGTTACGACGTGCTCGTCATCGGTTCGGGCTTCGGCGGCAGCGTCACCGCGCTCCGGCTGGCCGAGAAGGGCTACACGGTGGGCGTCCTGGAGGCGGGGCGGCGCTTCGCCGACGACGAGTTCCCGCGTACGTCCTGGCGGGCGCGACGGTTCCTCTGGGCGCCCCGGCTCGGCTGCTTCGGGCTCCAGCGGATCACGCTGCTGCGCTCGGCCGACCGCAAGGCCGGAGGCGGCGTGCTGGTGCTCTCCGGCGCCGGGGTCGGCGGTGGGTCACTCGTCTACGCGAACACGCTCTACGAGCCGCTCGACGCGTTCTACGCCGACCCGCAGTGGCGGGACATCACCGACTGGCGCGACGAGCTGGCCCGCCACTACGACCAGGCGAAGCGGATGCTCGGCGTCACCACGTACCCGATCGACACCCGCGCGGACCAGGCCGTCCGCGCGGTGGCCGAGCGGATGGGGGTGGCGCACACCTACCACCCGACGCCGGTCGGGGTGCACATCGGGCGCCCCGGCGAGCGGGTGGCCGACCCCTACTTCGGCGGGGCCGGGCCGGACCGCACCGGGTGCAGCCACTGCGGGTCGTGCATGACCGGCTGCCGGCACGGCGCCAAGAACACGCTCGTGAAGAACTACCTCTGGCTGGCCGAGCGCCTCGGTGTGCAGGTGCACCCGCTGACCACGGTCACCGCCGTACGCCCGGACCCGGCCGGCGGCTACGCGGTGCACACCGAGCGCACCGGCGCCTGGCTGCGCAAGCGGCGCGAGGTGATCCACGCCGACCAGGTGGTGTTCGCGGCCGGCGCGCTCGGCACCCAGCGGCTGCTGCACGAGATGAAGTCGACGGGTGCCCTGCCGGCGCTCTCGCCCCGGCTGGGCGAGCTGACCCGCACCAACTCCGAGGCCATCCTCGGCGCCTCGGTGGCGCCCGGCGCGGCCCGGAAGCGCGGCCTCGACTTCACCGAGGGGGTGGCGATCACCAGCTCGTTCCACCCCGACGCGCAGACCCACATCGAGCCGGTCCGCTACGGCAAGGGCTCCAACGCGATGGGCCTGCTCCAGTCGCTGCTCGTCGACGGCGGCCCCCGCCGGGTCCGGCGCTGGCTCGGGAGCATCGTCCGGCAGCCCGTGCTGGCCGCGCGGATGCTGTCGGTACGCCGCTGGTCCGAGCGCACCGTGATCGCGCTCGTCATGCAGTCGGTCGACAACTCGCTGACCACCCGCTACCGCAAGGGGCGGCTGGTCTCCGGCCCCGGCCACGGCGCGCCCAACCCGACCTGGATCCCGGCCGGCAACACGGCGGCCCGGCTGCTCGCCGAGGAGATCGGCGGCACCCCCGGCGGGGCGGTCACCGAGCCGTTCAACATCCCGGTGACGGCGCACATCCTCGGCGGCGCGGTCATCGGCGCCACCCCGGACGAGGGTGTGATCGACCCCTGGCACCGGGTGTACGGCCACCCGGGGCTGCACGTGGTGGACGGCGCGGCGGTCTCGGCGAACCTGGGCGTCAACCCGTCGCTGACCATCACCGCGCAGGCCGAGCGGGCCATGTCGTACTGGCCGAACAAGGGCGAGGCGGACCCGCGCCCGGCGCTCGGCACGGCGTACACCCGGGTCGAGCCGGTCCCGCCGCGGCGGCCGGCCGTCCCCGCGCACGCCCCCGCCGCCCTGCGGTGA
- a CDS encoding NUDIX hydrolase: MEQLRRVGAYGVLRDSDGRVLLARGSARCPYPGVWQLPGGGVEHAEHPAATVVREFAEETGLTVAPGAIRAAVADVAAFADLGIALHTDRLVFEVEARGGRLRPEPAGGSDEVGWFTPDEAAARQLMPFTAELLGLPVTPLPADLPRALPAEPAGPSVDRRQRFAAYGLVTDPADRVLLTMIADGYPGAGRWHLPGGGTDHGEQPAAGLLRELVEEAGQLGRVVDLIAVDNLHNPAALGPEGRPLDWHGVRVIYRVRVDAPTDAVVTELAGGSTARAAWFAPEQVTGLSMTDVAARATGQRVS, encoded by the coding sequence GTGGAGCAGCTGCGGCGGGTCGGGGCCTACGGGGTGCTGCGGGACTCCGACGGGCGGGTGTTGCTGGCGCGCGGTTCGGCGAGGTGCCCGTACCCGGGGGTGTGGCAGTTGCCCGGCGGCGGCGTCGAACACGCCGAGCACCCGGCCGCCACGGTGGTACGCGAGTTCGCCGAGGAGACCGGCCTGACCGTCGCGCCCGGCGCGATCCGGGCCGCGGTGGCCGACGTGGCCGCGTTCGCCGACCTGGGGATCGCGCTGCACACCGATCGGTTGGTCTTCGAGGTCGAGGCGCGCGGCGGGCGGCTGCGGCCGGAGCCGGCCGGTGGCAGCGACGAGGTCGGCTGGTTCACGCCCGACGAGGCAGCCGCCCGGCAGCTGATGCCGTTCACCGCCGAGCTGCTCGGCCTGCCTGTGACTCCGCTGCCGGCCGACCTGCCCCGGGCGCTGCCCGCCGAGCCGGCCGGGCCGTCCGTCGACCGCCGGCAGCGCTTCGCCGCGTACGGGCTGGTCACCGACCCCGCCGACCGGGTGCTGCTCACCATGATCGCCGACGGTTATCCGGGCGCGGGCCGCTGGCACCTGCCCGGTGGCGGCACCGACCACGGCGAGCAGCCGGCCGCCGGGCTGCTGCGCGAGCTGGTCGAGGAGGCCGGGCAGCTGGGCCGGGTGGTCGACCTGATCGCCGTGGACAACCTGCACAACCCGGCCGCGCTCGGCCCGGAGGGCCGCCCGCTGGACTGGCACGGCGTCCGGGTGATCTACCGGGTACGGGTGGACGCGCCGACCGACGCGGTGGTGACCGAGCTGGCCGGCGGCTCCACCGCACGGGCCGCCTGGTTCGCCCCGGAGCAGGTCACCGGTCTGTCGATGACCGACGTGGCGGCCCGGGCCACCGGGCAGCGGGTGAGCTGA
- a CDS encoding NUDIX hydrolase, with protein MTTSLEPLRRIAAYAVCADSNGRVLLVRASERSGTPGTWSLPGGAVDHGEDPKHTVVRETAAETGLSVAVAGLQDVLADMRALPERHITIHTDRLLYTVSVRGGTLTERVDRPTDLARWFTLDEARELPLRSFTARALGLPTSTDDIVPEEVPEFPSFYAVPGPDGLHRAQRFAAYAVVTDPEERVLLTRVSDGYPGAGCWHLPGGGTDYGEQPGAALIRELVEETGQTGRLVELLGVASHRDAASLGPEGYPIDWHGVRAFYRVVVDQPAPPTVADIGGSTCEARWFRREELGALPTDRLTEVTAEAVQAAHLL; from the coding sequence GTGACCACCTCGCTGGAGCCGCTCCGCAGGATCGCGGCATACGCAGTTTGTGCTGACTCAAACGGCCGAGTGTTGCTGGTCCGCGCATCGGAGCGCTCCGGCACCCCCGGCACCTGGTCGCTCCCCGGAGGAGCAGTCGACCACGGTGAGGACCCCAAACACACGGTCGTCCGGGAGACCGCTGCCGAGACCGGGCTCTCGGTGGCGGTCGCCGGCCTCCAGGACGTGCTCGCCGACATGCGGGCGCTGCCCGAGCGGCACATCACGATCCACACCGACCGGCTTCTCTACACCGTGTCGGTCCGCGGCGGGACGCTCACCGAGCGGGTCGACCGCCCGACCGACCTGGCCCGCTGGTTCACCCTCGACGAGGCCCGGGAGCTGCCGCTGCGGTCGTTCACCGCACGCGCCCTGGGCCTGCCCACCTCCACCGACGACATCGTGCCGGAGGAGGTGCCCGAGTTCCCCTCGTTCTACGCCGTCCCCGGCCCGGACGGGCTGCACCGGGCGCAGCGTTTCGCCGCGTACGCGGTGGTGACCGACCCGGAGGAGCGGGTGCTGCTGACCCGGGTGTCCGACGGCTACCCGGGCGCCGGCTGCTGGCACCTGCCCGGCGGCGGCACCGACTACGGCGAGCAGCCGGGCGCGGCGCTGATCCGGGAACTGGTCGAGGAGACCGGCCAGACCGGCCGCCTGGTCGAGCTGCTCGGGGTGGCCAGCCACCGGGACGCCGCCTCGCTCGGCCCGGAGGGCTACCCGATCGACTGGCACGGCGTACGCGCCTTCTACCGGGTGGTCGTCGACCAGCCCGCGCCGCCCACCGTTGCCGACATCGGCGGTTCGACCTGCGAGGCCCGCTGGTTCCGCCGCGAGGAACTCGGCGCCCTCCCCACCGACCGCCTCACCGAGGTGACGGCCGAAGCAGTCCAGGCCGCCCACCTCCTCTGA
- a CDS encoding LCP family protein: MTRRRLLGLAALVAALLVATGAVVTTRLVANRPAAPAAGPSTAPPASPTPAPTTASPAPPPGADLKGPLNLLLVGVDTRVSIPGWEPHADAVLLLHVPAGLDKAYLFSLPRDLVVDIPAYPKARYPGGRTKLTHAMSYGSRVPGDKRNPSTAQGYELLRTTVSRYTGLRIDAGAVITFGGFDKLVDTLGGVDLYVDQRVESRHRRPDGTMRTLTGGGYTGPQMVYEKGTRHLTGWQALDYARQRYTAGGDYTRQRHQQQLLRALARKILDQGTARDPQRVEQVVAALGRTLVYAGGGRKLIDYAYVLGGLPADRLTLVVLPGAGVSSGGAYRGEQLKPLGRDFLTALRGGRADAFLAAHPSLRVKN; encoded by the coding sequence GTGACGAGACGACGCCTGCTGGGCCTGGCCGCACTGGTGGCGGCGCTGCTGGTGGCCACCGGAGCGGTGGTGACCACCCGGCTGGTGGCGAACCGCCCGGCCGCCCCGGCCGCCGGCCCGAGCACCGCGCCGCCGGCCTCACCGACGCCCGCCCCGACCACCGCCAGCCCGGCACCCCCGCCCGGCGCCGACCTGAAGGGCCCGCTCAACCTGCTGCTCGTCGGCGTCGACACCCGGGTCAGCATCCCCGGCTGGGAGCCGCACGCCGACGCGGTGCTGCTGCTGCACGTACCGGCCGGGCTGGACAAGGCGTACCTGTTCTCGCTCCCCCGCGACCTGGTCGTGGACATCCCCGCCTACCCGAAGGCCCGCTACCCGGGCGGCCGGACCAAGCTCACCCACGCGATGAGCTACGGCAGCCGGGTGCCGGGCGACAAGCGCAACCCCAGCACCGCCCAGGGGTACGAGCTGCTGCGCACCACCGTCTCCCGCTACACCGGCCTGCGCATCGACGCCGGGGCGGTGATCACGTTCGGCGGCTTCGACAAGCTGGTGGACACGCTCGGCGGCGTGGACCTCTACGTCGACCAGCGGGTCGAGTCCCGGCACCGCCGCCCGGACGGCACCATGCGGACGCTGACCGGTGGCGGCTACACCGGGCCGCAGATGGTCTACGAGAAGGGCACCCGCCACCTGACCGGCTGGCAGGCGCTCGACTACGCGCGGCAGCGCTACACCGCGGGCGGCGACTACACCCGGCAACGGCACCAGCAGCAACTGCTCCGGGCGCTGGCCCGCAAGATCCTCGACCAGGGCACGGCCCGCGACCCGCAGCGGGTCGAGCAGGTGGTGGCCGCGCTGGGCAGGACCCTGGTGTACGCCGGGGGCGGCCGGAAGCTGATCGACTACGCGTACGTCCTGGGTGGCCTGCCGGCCGACCGGCTCACGCTCGTCGTGCTGCCCGGCGCCGGGGTGAGCAGCGGCGGCGCGTACCGGGGTGAGCAGCTCAAGCCGCTCGGCCGCGACTTCCTCACCGCGCTGCGCGGCGGGCGGGCCGACGCGTTCCTGGCCGCCCACCCGTCGCTGCGCGTCAAGAACTAG
- the guaA gene encoding glutamine-hydrolyzing GMP synthase, with protein MSTPRPVLVVDFGAQYAQLIARRVREAKVYSEIVPHSMPVSEMLAKNPAAIILSGGPSSVYAPDAPQIDAGMFDAGVPVFGICYGFQAMAQALGGTVARTGNREYGGTPLRPRLTEPGVLLRDLPADLPVWMSHGDCVTEAPDGFTVTAESAGAPVAAFEDLAGRRAGVQFHPEVGHTAHGQEMLSRFLYDIAGIEPAWTPSNIIDEQVARIREQIGDKEVICGLSGGVDSAVAAALVHRAVGDQLTCVFVDHGLLRAGEAEQVEKDYVAATGIKLKVVDARERFLGALAGVTDPEQKRKIIGREFIRVFEAAAREIAAHGDVEYLVQGTLYPDVVESGGGTGTANIKSHHNVGGLPEDLKFALVEPLRTLFKDEVRTIGLELGLPEAMVWRHPFPGPGLAIRIIGAVDEERLAVLRKADLIARQELTAAGLDRGVWQFPVVLLADVRSVGVQGDGRTYGHPVVLRPVSSEDAMTADWSRLPYDVVARISTRITNEVAEVNRVVLDVTSKPPGTIEWE; from the coding sequence ATGAGCACGCCTCGCCCCGTCCTTGTGGTGGACTTCGGAGCCCAGTACGCCCAGCTCATCGCGCGCCGTGTCCGCGAGGCGAAGGTCTACTCGGAGATCGTCCCGCATTCCATGCCGGTGTCCGAGATGCTGGCGAAGAACCCGGCCGCGATCATCCTGTCCGGCGGCCCGTCCAGCGTCTACGCGCCTGACGCGCCGCAGATCGACGCCGGGATGTTCGACGCCGGCGTGCCGGTCTTCGGCATCTGCTACGGCTTCCAGGCCATGGCCCAGGCGCTCGGGGGCACCGTCGCGCGCACCGGCAACCGCGAGTACGGCGGCACGCCGCTGCGCCCGCGCCTGACCGAGCCCGGTGTGCTGCTGCGCGACCTGCCGGCCGACCTGCCGGTCTGGATGAGCCACGGCGACTGCGTCACCGAGGCCCCGGACGGCTTCACCGTGACCGCCGAGTCGGCGGGCGCCCCGGTCGCCGCGTTCGAGGATCTGGCCGGGCGCCGGGCCGGCGTGCAGTTCCACCCGGAGGTCGGGCACACCGCGCACGGCCAGGAGATGCTCAGTCGCTTCCTGTACGACATCGCCGGCATCGAGCCGGCGTGGACGCCGTCGAACATCATCGACGAGCAGGTCGCCCGGATCCGCGAGCAGATCGGCGACAAGGAGGTCATCTGCGGCCTCTCCGGCGGTGTCGACTCGGCGGTCGCCGCCGCGCTCGTGCACCGTGCCGTGGGCGATCAGCTCACCTGCGTGTTCGTGGACCACGGGCTGCTGCGGGCCGGTGAGGCCGAGCAGGTCGAGAAGGACTACGTGGCGGCGACCGGCATCAAGCTCAAGGTGGTCGACGCGCGGGAGCGGTTCCTCGGTGCGCTCGCCGGGGTGACCGACCCGGAGCAGAAGCGCAAGATCATCGGCCGGGAGTTCATCCGCGTCTTCGAGGCCGCCGCCCGGGAGATCGCCGCGCACGGCGACGTGGAATACCTGGTGCAGGGCACGCTCTACCCGGACGTGGTGGAGTCCGGCGGCGGCACCGGCACCGCCAACATCAAGAGCCACCACAACGTCGGCGGCCTGCCCGAGGACCTGAAGTTCGCCCTGGTCGAGCCGCTGCGCACGCTGTTCAAGGACGAGGTCCGCACGATCGGCCTGGAGCTGGGACTGCCCGAGGCGATGGTGTGGCGGCACCCGTTCCCCGGTCCGGGCCTGGCCATCCGGATCATCGGCGCGGTCGACGAGGAGCGCCTCGCCGTGCTCCGCAAGGCCGACCTGATCGCCCGGCAGGAGCTGACCGCGGCCGGTCTGGACCGGGGCGTCTGGCAGTTCCCGGTGGTGCTGCTGGCCGATGTGCGCAGCGTCGGGGTGCAGGGCGACGGGCGCACCTACGGCCACCCGGTGGTGCTGCGCCCGGTCTCCAGCGAGGACGCGATGACCGCCGACTGGTCCCGGCTGCCCTACGACGTGGTGGCCCGGATCTCCACCCGGATCACCAACGAGGTCGCCGAGGTCAACCGCGTGGTCCTGGACGTCACCAGCAAGCCGCCGGGCACCATCGAGTGGGAGTGA
- a CDS encoding PspC domain-containing protein has protein sequence MTFPNPSQAPYKQLRRPVSDRMIAGVASGLGRYFAADPTLIRVIFATATVLTGGLAALAYPIMWFLMPEEPAGAPAWPHPPGTAPGWPPVPPAGPVPPATPTEPRTPGGPQAGPQTPPAA, from the coding sequence ATGACCTTCCCGAACCCCTCCCAGGCCCCGTACAAGCAGCTCCGCCGGCCGGTCAGCGACCGCATGATCGCCGGTGTGGCGAGCGGCCTCGGCCGCTACTTCGCCGCCGACCCCACGCTGATCCGGGTGATCTTCGCGACCGCCACCGTGCTCACCGGCGGGCTCGCCGCGCTCGCGTACCCGATCATGTGGTTCCTGATGCCCGAGGAGCCGGCCGGCGCGCCCGCCTGGCCGCACCCGCCGGGCACCGCGCCGGGCTGGCCGCCGGTCCCGCCGGCCGGGCCGGTCCCGCCGGCTACGCCGACCGAGCCGCGGACGCCGGGCGGGCCGCAGGCCGGCCCGCAGACGCCGCCCGCGGCCTGA